GCTGCCACATCACGACATGCAGGCCGACCTCTCACGCTATCCGGCGCATGGGCTGGACCAGACCTGGCTGCTGCGCCCGCAGCCTCGTAACCGGCAGGTGGCATGATGGCACACGAACTGACGACACTGCTGCGCACGCTTCGACACGGTCGGGCCCTTGCGGGCAAACAGGATATTGCCGAAACCGTCGCAATTCTTGGTCGTGATACAAGCGATGGTATCCGCCTTGGCGATGACTGTGCCGCCATACCGGATGGCGATGGCTATCTCCTGCTGGCCAGCGAGGGGTTTCAGGACAGCTTCGTGCGCGCCATGCCATGGTTTGCCGGGTATTGCGGCGTGATGGTCAATATCAGTGACATCGCGGCCATGGGCGGTCGCCCTGTGGCTGTGGTGGACGCGCTGTGGAGCGATACGTCCGAGGCGGCCGCGTCCATCCTGACCGGTCTGCATGAAGGTGCGCGCACCTATGGCGTGCCGGTTGTCGGCGGTCATACCAACATGCGCAGCACCCATAATTCGCTGTCGGTGGCGATCCTTGGCCGTGCCCGTCATCTGCTGACCAGTTTCGATGCCCGACCGGGCGAAGTCCTGATCGCCGCCATCGACCTGCGCGGCCGCTGGCACGACCCGCACCCGTTCTGGGATGCGAGTTCCGCACTGTGTCATACTGAGGGGGCGGCACGCCTTCGGGGTGATCTCGATCTCTTGCCCGGCATTGCCGAGGACGGGTTAAGCCGCGCCGCCAAGGACATCAGCATGGCCGGACTGCTGGGCACCGCCCTCATGCTGGCAGAATGTTCGGGTATCGGCATGACCATCACGCTCGATGACATTCCACGTCCCGACGATGCACCAATGGAACGCTGGCTGTCCGCATTCCCCAGCTATGGCTATCTGCTGACGGCCCGGCCCGAGGCGGCCGGGGCAGTCATGGCCCGCTTTCATGGGCGGGGCATAGCGGCTTCTGTCATCGGTCAGTGTGACAGCACGCAGCGGCTGGATGTCACATGGGCGGACGAGAAGGAAACCTTCTGGGATCTCGCCCGGATGCCTCTCATGGGGTGTACGCCATGAGCCTCTCCATCGGCATCCTGACCCATTCGACCAATCCGCGTGGCGGCGTGGTGCATGGCATGGCGCTGGCCGAAGCCCTGTGCGACGCAGGCCACGACGCCACGCTCATCGCGCCGGATGTAACCGGGGCCGGTTTCTTCCGCACGCCCCGCTGCGCCACAAACTGTATCCCGGCCGTGCCTGAGACCGACCTGCCAACGCTGGTGGAACGCCGCATTGGCGAGATCCGGGACGCCCTGCGTAGGCAGCATTTTGACGTGCTGCATGCGCAGGACCCGATCAGCGCCAATGCACTGGCCGAACTGGTGGAAGAGGGGCGGATACCGGGCTTTGCCCGCACGGTCCACCATCTTGACCATTTCACGCACCCGGTCCTTGCCGCGCGGCAGGAACGGGGGATCAGGGCGGCGACCGAACTGTTTACCGTCAGCACAATGTGGGAAGATGTCCTGCGCAACGACCATGGCCGCGAAGCCCCGGTCGTGGGCAACGGGGTTGATCCCGTGCGCTTTTCGCACGTCCCAACCGCGCATGATGCCGCGTTGCGGGCGCGGTATCATCTGCCTGCCGACCGTCACCTGATCCTGTCCGTGGGCGGGATCGAGCGGCGCAAGAACACGTTGCACCTGCTGGAAGCGTTTGTGGCCCTGCGCCGCGAACGGCCGGACGTGCATCTGGTTGTGGCGGGCGGGGCCTCGCTGCTGGATCATTCCGCCTACCGCACCCGGTTCACGACGTATCTGCGCGAAAGCGGTGCGGCCGATCATGTCACCATCACCGGGCCGGTTGCGGATGAGGACATGCCCGCCTTCTACCGGCAGGCGGACGTGCTGGCCTATCCATCCGTAACCGAAGGGTTCGGGCTGTGCCCGCTGGAAGCCCTGGCTTGTGGCACGCCGGTCATCGTGCCGGCAATCGCACCTTTCACGGAGCATTTTTCAGCAACGGATGCGCTGTGGTGCCAACCGGCGCACCCCGACACCTTGTTCATGGCGTTGCGCGACGCCCTGCGCGTCGAAAGCCGTGACCATTTCCGGGTCAGCGGCCCCGCAACGGCCCGCCGTTTCGACTGGGGCCATGTCGTCAGTCGGCACCTCCCCGCATATCGGTGTCTGGCAGCGCGGTCGCGCACCGATGCCCTTGCTTCAGGAGTTCTTTCACCATGCCCGAAATGACCTTTCGTGTGCGCTGGCCCGATGGGAAGGAGACTGACTGTTACTCCCCCTCGCTGGTCATAAGGGACCACTTCACGCCCGGTCAGGATTATCCGGTCCGGGCGTTTCTTGAAAAGACGGACACCGCCCTGACGGACGCCAGCGAGCGGGTTCGCGCCCGCTACGGCTTCCCATGCAGCCGCGCCCTTGGCCAGCTTCAGGCCATAAGGCAGGCCAGTGCGCCTTTTCTGAACCAGTCCGACGCGCAGGTGCGCGTCCTGTCTTTCAGTTATTGAGACGAAAAGAACGACCATGACACAGAACGAGAAAAGCATCCCCGTCATCATCGTGGGCGGCGGACAGGCCGGGCTCTCCATGAGCTGGTATCTCTGCCGCGAGAAGGTGGAGCACATCGTCTTTGAGGCAAAGACGGCCTGCCATTCGTGGGATGATGAACGCTGGGACAATTTCTGCCTGGTCACACCGAACTGGCAGTGCGAACTTCCCGGTCATCCCTATAAGGGGAAAGACCCGCACGGCTTCATGGTGAAGCAGGAAATTATTGACTACGTGAAGGGCTTTGTCGCCTCCTTCAATCCGCCCCTGCGCGAGCACACTGCCGTTACCTCCATCACCCGCCATGAAGGTGGTGGCTACCGCGTGGTAGCAGGTGGTGAGACGTGGCACGCAAAGCATGTTGTCATCGCATCAGGCGCATATCAGGATGCGGTCATCCCCGGCTATGCCAGCGCGATCGATCCCGCCATCCATCAGGTTCACTCGCAGGATTACCGCAACGCGGCCCAGTTGCCGGAAGGGGCTGTGCTGGTCGTGGGTAGCGGCCAGTCCGGCGCGCAGATTGTCGAGGACCTGTTCCTTGAAAAACGCAAGGTCCATCTCTGTGTCGGTTCCGCCCCGCGCGTGTCGCGCTTCTACCGTGGCCGCGACGTTGTGGACTGGCTTGCGGACATGCACTTCTACGACCTTACGGTGGATAATCACCCTCTGCGTGACGGTGCACGCGACAAGACCAATCATTACGTCACGGGCCGAAATGGAGGCCATGATCTTGATCTGCGCCTCTTTGCAAAGAAGGGCGTTGGCCTGCATGGCACGCTGGAGACAATCCGCGATGAAGTGGCGCACTTCGCGCCGGATCTGAAGGAAAACCTTGATGATGCGGACAAGACCAATGCCGACATCAAGAAATCCATTGACGCCTACATCGCCCGTGAAGGGATCACGGCTCCGACCGAAGCCCCTTATGTGCCTGTGTGGGAGCCCGATGGCAGTAACACCCCGCTCGACCTGAAGGCTGCCGGGATCACTTCGATCCTCTGGTGCATCGGCTTCCGCCCGAACTATCGCTGGATCGACGTGCCGGTCTTCAACGGGGCCAACAAGCCGGTCTGGCATCGCGGCGTGACCGATGCGCCGGGCTTCTACTTCCTCGGCCTGCCATGGCTGCACACCTGGGGATCGGGACGGTTCTCCGGTGTTTCGCGTGATGCCGCGTGGCTGGCCAGCCAGATCACCGGCAAAGACGTGCCTGTAGCCTGAACGGAGTAAAGCGCCATGCTTCCATGGACAACATATGAGGCGATGTATGACGCGGCCACAAGCCAGCCAGAACAATTCTGGCTGGAGGCGGCGCAACGCATCACATGGAAGCAGGCACCTGTGAGCGCATGCAGGACACGGGCGGATGGCTGGCATGACTGGTTCCCCGACGCCACGCTCAACACCTGCCATAACGCCGTCGACCGGCATGTAGCGGACGGACGCGGCGGGCAGGCGGCGCTGATCTGGCATTCCTGCGCCACGAAGGAACGGCAGGTGGTAACCTACCGGGAACTCCAGGGCAGGGTGGCCGGGTTTGCCGGCGGCCTGCGCGCGCTGGGGGTGGAGAAAGGCGACCGCGTCCTGATCGCCATGCCCACCATGATCGAAACCGCCATCGCCATGCTGGCCTGTGCGCGGATCGGGGCGGTGCATGTGGTGGTTTTTGCGGGTTACGCCGGACCTGAGCTGGCTCGGCGGATTGATAGCGTGGCGCCGAAAGTCATCATCATCGCCAGTTGCAGCTTTCAGGGGCAAACCACCATACCATCCCAACTCGCCCTGAATGAGGCGCTAGCCGAAGCCGAGCATAAACCCCAGGCCTGCGTGATCGTGCAGCGAGCGACCTGCCCGGCTCAGCTTCTGCCGGAACGGGATCACGATTTCCATACGCTGGAACAGTCCGCGCCGGCAGAGCCGGTCATGCTGAGATCTGAAGATCCCCTGTATATTCTTCATACATCCGGCACGACAGGTCATGCGAAGGGCATCGTGCGCGACAATGGCGGGCATGCCGTGGCCCTCGCCCTGTCCATGGAGCTGATCTATGGCTGCGAACCCGGCGATACGTTCTTCACGACATCGGATCTGGGCTGGGTGGTAGGCCATTCCTACGGGGTCTATGCACCGCTGCTCAGCGGCT
The window above is part of the Komagataeibacter sucrofermentans DSM 15973 genome. Proteins encoded here:
- a CDS encoding sll0787 family AIR synthase-like protein, with amino-acid sequence MMAHELTTLLRTLRHGRALAGKQDIAETVAILGRDTSDGIRLGDDCAAIPDGDGYLLLASEGFQDSFVRAMPWFAGYCGVMVNISDIAAMGGRPVAVVDALWSDTSEAAASILTGLHEGARTYGVPVVGGHTNMRSTHNSLSVAILGRARHLLTSFDARPGEVLIAAIDLRGRWHDPHPFWDASSALCHTEGAARLRGDLDLLPGIAEDGLSRAAKDISMAGLLGTALMLAECSGIGMTITLDDIPRPDDAPMERWLSAFPSYGYLLTARPEAAGAVMARFHGRGIAASVIGQCDSTQRLDVTWADEKETFWDLARMPLMGCTP
- a CDS encoding MSMEG_0565 family glycosyltransferase; translation: MSLSIGILTHSTNPRGGVVHGMALAEALCDAGHDATLIAPDVTGAGFFRTPRCATNCIPAVPETDLPTLVERRIGEIRDALRRQHFDVLHAQDPISANALAELVEEGRIPGFARTVHHLDHFTHPVLAARQERGIRAATELFTVSTMWEDVLRNDHGREAPVVGNGVDPVRFSHVPTAHDAALRARYHLPADRHLILSVGGIERRKNTLHLLEAFVALRRERPDVHLVVAGGASLLDHSAYRTRFTTYLRESGAADHVTITGPVADEDMPAFYRQADVLAYPSVTEGFGLCPLEALACGTPVIVPAIAPFTEHFSATDALWCQPAHPDTLFMALRDALRVESRDHFRVSGPATARRFDWGHVVSRHLPAYRCLAARSRTDALASGVLSPCPK
- a CDS encoding MSMEG_0570 family nitrogen starvation response protein; protein product: MPEMTFRVRWPDGKETDCYSPSLVIRDHFTPGQDYPVRAFLEKTDTALTDASERVRARYGFPCSRALGQLQAIRQASAPFLNQSDAQVRVLSFSY
- a CDS encoding MSMEG_0569 family flavin-dependent oxidoreductase encodes the protein MTQNEKSIPVIIVGGGQAGLSMSWYLCREKVEHIVFEAKTACHSWDDERWDNFCLVTPNWQCELPGHPYKGKDPHGFMVKQEIIDYVKGFVASFNPPLREHTAVTSITRHEGGGYRVVAGGETWHAKHVVIASGAYQDAVIPGYASAIDPAIHQVHSQDYRNAAQLPEGAVLVVGSGQSGAQIVEDLFLEKRKVHLCVGSAPRVSRFYRGRDVVDWLADMHFYDLTVDNHPLRDGARDKTNHYVTGRNGGHDLDLRLFAKKGVGLHGTLETIRDEVAHFAPDLKENLDDADKTNADIKKSIDAYIAREGITAPTEAPYVPVWEPDGSNTPLDLKAAGITSILWCIGFRPNYRWIDVPVFNGANKPVWHRGVTDAPGFYFLGLPWLHTWGSGRFSGVSRDAAWLASQITGKDVPVA
- a CDS encoding AMP-binding protein, giving the protein MLPWTTYEAMYDAATSQPEQFWLEAAQRITWKQAPVSACRTRADGWHDWFPDATLNTCHNAVDRHVADGRGGQAALIWHSCATKERQVVTYRELQGRVAGFAGGLRALGVEKGDRVLIAMPTMIETAIAMLACARIGAVHVVVFAGYAGPELARRIDSVAPKVIIIASCSFQGQTTIPSQLALNEALAEAEHKPQACVIVQRATCPAQLLPERDHDFHTLEQSAPAEPVMLRSEDPLYILHTSGTTGHAKGIVRDNGGHAVALALSMELIYGCEPGDTFFTTSDLGWVVGHSYGVYAPLLSGCTSVIVEGGASASAIRALCHEHEVKCLFTTPTQMRLMRQESRNLSGAILPALARIFVAGEYADPTLLEWARSYFCKPVVNHWWQTETGWSITAHFFGLPEREPVALMNDIGRPAPGFRPEIMLSIPGEQCGEIVLSLPLPPGCLAGVWKDGAIHVPAAYLDETGQYYRTFDEGMIEASRAVHMLGRSDDVIKVAGRRISGVQIEKIIAAHPEVHACAVVATPDELRGQRPVAYVVPNSGVEGRPSSEEIIGRVNHALGRWIGLKEVRFVKHLPTTVSGKITRKRLLVS